Proteins from a single region of Veillonellaceae bacterium:
- a CDS encoding PHP domain-containing protein has protein sequence MRRFVADLHVHSLLSPCAAIEMTPRNIVNYAIEHNIDIIAITDHNACDNVPAAVEAAAGTNVTVIPGMEIETKEEVHLITLFETVAQLKSFNDYVVNHLSGRLNDQGRFGAQIIVDAYDEFLGCRKEMLLASLTCGVEEVTAEAAARNGICIASHVDRPVYSILSQLGFVPPDSLLAAVEVSRLTSIQSAAEKFPGIGGLPVITSSDAHFISDFITGPKTVFFMEKPTLLEISLALNNQNGRKVLS, from the coding sequence ATGCGGCGCTTCGTGGCCGATCTCCATGTTCACTCACTGCTGTCACCATGCGCGGCCATTGAAATGACGCCACGAAATATTGTAAATTATGCAATTGAGCACAACATTGATATCATAGCCATTACCGACCATAACGCGTGTGATAATGTTCCTGCAGCCGTTGAAGCCGCTGCCGGAACGAATGTTACTGTTATTCCGGGTATGGAGATTGAAACCAAAGAAGAAGTCCATCTAATAACTTTGTTTGAAACTGTTGCTCAGTTAAAATCATTTAACGACTATGTAGTCAATCATCTGTCCGGCCGATTGAACGATCAAGGGCGTTTCGGGGCCCAAATTATTGTTGATGCCTATGATGAATTTCTCGGCTGTCGCAAGGAAATGTTATTAGCCTCGCTAACCTGTGGGGTAGAGGAGGTGACGGCCGAAGCAGCCGCCCGGAACGGGATATGTATTGCAAGCCATGTTGATCGGCCGGTCTACAGCATTTTATCGCAGCTAGGTTTTGTTCCGCCAGATTCATTGCTTGCGGCTGTCGAAGTATCACGCTTAACGAGTATTCAATCGGCAGCAGAAAAGTTTCCGGGAATTGGAGGGCTGCCTGTTATAACTTCTTCCGACGCCCATTTTATCAGCGACTTTATCACAGGTCCGAAGACCGTCTTTTTTATGGAAAAGCCGACGCTACTAGAAATTAGCCTGGCGTTAAATAACCAGAATGGTCGAAAAGTTCTAAGCTAG
- a CDS encoding serine kinase: protein MQISQIVSELQLEIVAGHGRLNREISGGYVSDLLSNVMGRSCAGTVWVTMQAHQNVVAVAALLDLAAVIIAGGVTPDHQTVTKAQFENIVILTTTLSAYEVAGRLYGMGIKSS, encoded by the coding sequence GTGCAAATAAGTCAAATAGTGTCAGAATTGCAGCTTGAAATCGTTGCCGGCCATGGTAGGCTTAACCGGGAGATAAGCGGCGGCTATGTTTCAGATCTGTTGAGCAATGTTATGGGGCGGTCCTGCGCTGGCACAGTTTGGGTTACTATGCAAGCTCACCAAAATGTTGTTGCAGTAGCAGCGCTCCTGGATCTGGCCGCAGTTATTATAGCCGGTGGCGTTACACCTGATCATCAGACAGTAACTAAAGCCCAATTCGAAAACATCGTGATTTTGACGACAACGCTGTCCGCGTATGAGGTCGCTGGCCGTCTATATGGTATGGGGATTAAAAGTTCATGA